The Papaver somniferum cultivar HN1 chromosome 6, ASM357369v1, whole genome shotgun sequence genome segment TGCACCACCAACAGTGTCCGGGTGCTCCTTGCAGGTAGCTTCACCAGCAAAAAATAAACAGTTCTCAACAGGTCTACCAAGAATATCATAATCCTCCCCGGATGACCCAACAGCAACATAAGAGTAAGCCCCTCGGCTGAAAGGATCATTGCCCCAATTTGTAACTACTGATGCAACTGGGTCAGGTACCAAAGCTTCGCCGAATAGTTTACGAAGAACACTTAACGCATGGCCCACATGGTACGAGGAGCTTACACTTTGGCCATCAATGGCTGCCTGCCCAACCACAAGGGCTATAAGAATTGGAGCTCCCGCTGTTTTCTTGACATTCCAAAACATAAAGCACTGGCCCCTTTGTCCAGTTTCCTCAGCAGTTGCTCCAAAGTAGTCTACTGAATCATCCCAAAACACTTCAGGAAATTCCAAAACAACTTTGTTCAGAACACCAAAGCCAAGACGCTGGATCGACGAAGATTTCCACTCAGGTAGAGCAGGAGAAAATTTTATAGTCTCCGCCTTCAAGCAACCCAGCGGAACAGTAATAAGAACTGCTTCTGCTACAAACTCATTACCAGTGCTTGTGGAAACCTTGACACTTCTGCGCTGCCCTCCTGATTCTGCAGTGCTATATGAGATTTCCGTAACCACATTATTCAGGTGAATCTGGATCCCATCTCCTAAAGATTCAACAACATTGCTGTAACCCCCTTTGATCATACAGTGGGCCCCACCAAATCCTCCATAAATATCATCCTGATTCCAGTAAGGAAGAGACACCTCTTTTAGTGAAGCAGCACAACCATATTCCAAGTGTGCAAAGTGCCAGTCCATCACTCTCCTCTCAAGAGGGCTCAGAATTTCCTCGTTAAAGTCGGTCCTGCATAAAACATCCTCCGAAGTACCATTGACTCTAGTCTGAAAGCCACCTTCAGATGTAGCGAGAATCCGGTCTTCAGTATCTGATATTGACCGAGCTGTACGGCGCCTCTTAAGGGCATATTCCAATCCATCCTCGAGAGACATTTTCATCGCACGATCGCCCTTCTGAGCAACAAGTACAACCATGTCATCAAGGAGACTATTATATTCAGCTTCAAGAGCTTCATCTAAATCAGCTTGAACTTTCTCACCCAACACAATATCATAGAGTGGGCAGTCGCTATTCAAAACAGTCAGTTCAAGTCCTAATTGGGAACAAATCAATGAGGACGGGTCTGGTCTCCTCTCGGTTGCAACATCAGCCTCCACACCTGTAATGATGCTAGCTCCAAGATCAACAGGAACTGATAGAGATGATCTATCTGTATAAACACGACCTCCCAACCTCTCACGAGCCTCAAGCACCGTAACAGAGAAACCTTGGCGTTGCAAATGACGAGCTGCAGTTAGGCCAGCAGAACCAGCTCCTATCACAATTATTCTCTTTTGAGCTTCCAGATCACACTGTGTAGTGATTTCCTCAACGGGGTCAATTACAACTGAGTTAACCCCACAGGAATCTTTCATCTGCTTTGGAGAGAGAATATGAGGCTTTCTGAATTCCACTGCTTCACTAGATGGATCATCAATATTCAAAGTCTCTATATTGACCAATTTTTTAGGCAGATTCGAATCTATGAAATCATTTTCCTGATCATGATCAACTGCACATTCTTCGAATTCTATCAGAGCGGACAATTCTGATCCTGCGCTTAGGACATGAAGGTTATTATCTTTGGGGGCTTCTTCTGCTTGCTGGATGAACACGTCATTCTTTGCCTCCATGGGGTTCTCCAAACTCTGATGCTGGATGAACACGTCATTCTTTGCCTCGATGGGGTTCTTTAGACTCTGGAATGGACCAACATCAAGGGAAATTTGATTATCCAAATCAACTAGGGGAGCTTCAGATTCTTCCTCAATTACAGTTTCTTTTAGAGCTTCAGTGAGCAATCTCGATTCAGACATTATTTCCTTCTTATCAGAAGCAACGCCTACATTTATATAACCCTGTAGAGAACTTGTCAGAAATAGAAAACAGAGCTGGAAGATTGAAAGTGTAGAATCAAGTACTCCATACGAAATCTATATTCAACAAACTGAGCCTCGAGGCCCTTGAAATCAAAGATATTGTGGTCTCTAATCCATTTTAAAGGAGTacagaaattaaaaagaaaatgaagatatGTTGTAAAAGTACAAAACTTACTCTATGGTCCAGAAATGCATAAATCTCACGGATAAGGGCCATTCTCGGTAGCTCCTCCTCAGAAGGAACTTCAGGAACACCACACTCTACAAGAGGCAATATGCGGCCCATGTCTTTACTCCACAGGCCTAAGATCAGATTCCTGCATTTGACAATCAAACATATCTCAGAAAATTAAAGCTTGTATCTTTTGTTATCTTCAAGCAGTCTGAGTTGTACAAACAAAAAGGATTGCAAGCTAGAAGAACCACTATCGCGTGATCATTGATGATTCAGAATAATAGTGGAATAGTGATATCTAATATTCAGAATGTAAAGATCGTGGACAAAGTGTTCGTTATAAAAGGATGCCATATTGCAAATTGCGGAAACTACAGGAAGATCACCAAATTTACCAAGTAACAATAATCAGAAATTAGATATATTCAACAACAATGTGCAGAGTTTAAGTTTCCAGCAGCCAATAAGAAATGGGCAAAGGTGTCACATTTTCTCTACCAGAAAATGATTGCACCTGATATAGTATATATCTACTATAAGTATATAAGTAAAAGACTTACAAAATGGCCTTGATCTGAGTCTTTCAGAAAAAGGAAGTACTTCATTGGAGTGTGAACAAACATTTGAACAAGAAAAATGATGCACAATGAAGACGGCAATGGAAAGTAAATGATGAAATAGGCTTCAGGTTAACAGACCTGCATTCCAAGTATTCTTGAAGCCCACCTCTGCGCTTTAAGACCTCCCTGAATTTAATTTTCTCAACTGGACCAGCAGCACAAGCTTTTAAACCAACTGATACTGCTGCTGCACGACCATCATCGGACTGTAAAACTACATTTGTCGGGTCACTGAACTCGTCTTTTGTTTTAGAAGGCCGATCCCCATTACTCATTCGGTTATTTTCGAAAATCCCTTGCTCGTGCAGAAGAAATTCCCAAGCAGTATCCCCCTCATAAGCCATGTCCCCATGTCTACGCTTTTTTATCTTGCGTGACAGTTGTTTCTTATCCTTTTTTCTAGAATGAAGCGCCTTCCCTGAATCTTCGTCATGATCAGAATGTTCATCAAACCCCCTCCCAAATTTATCGGTATCATCCATCTTTTCTGTGATAGAATCCGCAAAGTGACTTTTAGTGGCACACGAGAAGGAATGCTCCAAAACTTCTCCAGAAGGTTGTATTGCATGATCACATTTAGCTGTTAACTCGGATGGACTTCGGCAGTGCGTAGAAGATAACTTCTCAACATGCCGTTGCTCGATGGTATCTTCATAAGGTTGGTTCAAACAATCCCCAGAGCCTAAAATGGTCGCTTTACACATTTCAAGAACACATTCAGATGAATGATCATCATCGCCAATGGTGTTTCGTAAACATGTACTCTTGCTAGTATATTCTAATGTCTTAATTGTCTCCCCGTGCAAACGCTGCTTCAATAAAGCTTTGTGATCATGAGCTTCTTCTGTCTGTGTCATAGAATCATAACAGGGTCCACCGAAACCCTCATCCTCATGTTTCACTGTATGGTCCTCAGGAATCACTTCAGACTCTATAGCAAACTCATCAACATCCTTCTTAATCTCTGGGACAGAAGCAAGCATGCTAACTAAACCATCGCTAGACCGTATATTTTTGGGTGCTGAGAATTTGATATCAGTTCTGTAATCCTCCCCTTCAGAGCTACAGCTCAACCCAGCACCAGAAGATGGAATTCCGTCCCTTTGTTTCTGAGGATTTGAAGACAAAGGTTTCTTAACTAAACTAGTTTGTGATTTTTTAACCAATCCAGGTAATGAATCCAGCCTATCACCAGAAGCATTGTCACGACATAAAATCCCCTCTTTCTCTTCCATTGCAGATGTCTCTTGTAATCTTCGCATGCCAGATCCCTGATCTGACCCGTCATCTACACTAGAATTATctcctcccttcttcttctgcatCACATCATCCCTGAATCTCTTCCGTTTCCCTTTCGGCTTATcttgtaaaatttcttcagccaAAGATGAATCTAAAGCATCATCACCACTACATAGCAAACTTTCCTTTACCTCCTTTGAGCCTAACCCAACATCACTGAAACCACAACCATTTCCTTTCCCTGTCCCAGATCTATCATCTTGACCTACTTTAGGTTTTTTCACCTTCTTCCTAAAACTAGCCAAGGTAGTTTCCATTTCACCAGAATCGTCATGCTTAGAAACACGAACCCTAGCTTCACCCtttccaacctttccaacatctcCTAATCCAGCCTTAACTTTTTTAGGGTTCTTAAGCTTCTTAAAAAGAGATCCTATTGGTTCATCATCACCCGAATCAACTATAACATGAATTGGCTTTTTCTTAGCTTCTTTATCCATTttcacatcatcttcatcaacccTAGTTTTATTTGAAGATAATAACTCCTCTCCTTCTAACACTAACCCACCATTAATGTCTGAATTAACACGCAAAGTTTCAACTCCCATACTTCCTTTACCAACCAAATAACTCTCATCATTCGTAAATATCTGCTCAATAACCATCAATCCCCCTTTATAACATCCACATACAAAAATGTTTATCAACCCTAATACCTCCAAATAAAATCAATAGATTCAAATCCCATCACCACTGCTATATTCAAATATATCTGAAATCTTACACATACACCAATAAGAAATAGGATATCGATATTTTCTAACTTACAAaagaaaaatctagggttttcaagAAAGGGTTTGGTGTTGATGTACAATAAATTATTTGTGTGTTGTGAAGAATATATGAAACACTAACTAACTACTACACCTGTATTGTGTGTGTTTGGAGTTCGGAGCTTGAAGCTTCCGGTCTGGTCTCGTCAATGGTGTTGGGATCTGTAAGGGAACAGATGAAGTGCGCACGTTAGTCGTTAGCAAAAGAAGCCCTCGTCTTTTaaaacttttcttctttttttgttttttgggttCGGGTAACTGGTACTCCAAATAACTAGGGCTTGCTACAACAGAATAATTTTTGGGCTCAGTTCACTGTactatgaacgattttttgggagcatcttttttttttttttgggaccatagttttattaggccacctaccctacaATGTTAAGGAATGTCCTAAAATCAGATGAGATTACTAATTTGGCCCTTATCCTAATTAAATTTAACTCTAATCTAATAACTGCCCCTAATCTAATAATTATCCCTGATTAAAATTAACCATAATTTAatgtaaaacaaaaacaaaagtatCTAAACCTAgccgcacaaaaaaaaaatcagttctcctctatttctcttcttccccatttcaacatcgtcttcatcgattaatcgtcgattcatagaattttcatcgtcgattaatcaatcgactataagaatgcttcttcgaaagaaaaccaacagactcccaggaacaggtcccccattaggGCATCTAGCAAATCAACCAAGTGatttgagattcataaagaagtggaacAGCCAAGTGAATCCACAatccagtataatagacgcagtaaGAATCTTGATTCTGCCATGGGATCGATTcgaaggtattttccaacaaacccattacttttaatttgattttgattcgtttaattgaatagaaatcatcaaaatatggttcaaatggaagttacagtgcaCTATTCGGTTAGGATGAATTTctaaaaaaccctagtttgttaaccgaacttcctgaaaggaagaacacgaagaacagtttggTTCTATAGGATTTAAAACTAGGTCACCGAACTgccagttcggttagttcgcaaagaGGCCTAAAACTTTTTTCTCACCGAACTTAACCAGTTTTACAACAAATTGTTTTTTCACATGTAACAAAACTGTCCAATTTTGCCCgctattttgagtttttgtgtaACCGAACTGAGCTatcttgttcggttggttcgcataaaattctaaaactattcagTAATCGAACTttacagaaaaataaataaaaaaattcaatgtAGCCGGACTATGATATTTTGCCcaatatgttgagtttcaatttaaccgaacttgtccaaCTTTGTTGAGTTGCATACATGAGGAGTTCGGTTTATTCgaaaaaaaccttgacaaaccgaactcttcactaatagtgaccaatgttgagttcggtttgttcgcaaaaaatcttgacaaaccgaactcttcagtagttgcatacatgtggagttcggtttgttcgcaaaaaaacttgaaaaaccgaactcttcactaatagtgaccaatgttgagttcggtttgttcgcataaaaacttgacaaaccgaactcttcgcTGAGTACCCTTATTTGCATATGATTTAGTGAATCATTTATCGTTTAAGctgatatcttttgttttcttggtTTATGGCAGAGGCAAAAAATCCAACCGACCTTCACTGGAAGAtctgagaactcccacgcctcgagGCAAAGTACATTGTGATGCCGGTAAGCATGGAACCaaaatgctaagtatggaggtgggtcattaccgggtgttgtcatccaagatggtgtcaatagagataatgttgacaacgtaatccaacaagttaatgaagagatcgtggaagagatgggcagtcaagaacataatcaaggtggagaagatgaaccatctcaaggaggaggaaatgagggtggagatgatgagggtgaaaaaatgaggaagatggagacaaggatggagataaggatgatgatgaatcagatggggactcggatgaagaggaagaagaagaagaagaagaacaaggggAACAAGTAGAAATAGTGGTAAAGAAACCTTGAAAGACGCCTAAAAATccttgtgctagatattcatacattcctgatgacaatttgtgttttccgccaaagaatccaacatatggtactccaagagatggcggggaggtattgatgggctacaaaaactcatgggctgccaagatctttgcgacaaaggtatggttcaatcttaaccatcaagatttagatttcttggtcattttattatattttgacatatattgttcttttatatatatatatatatatagtatataagatatgatgttgtttttgtagGACCATAATAATGATGTCCGTGTTTTaaaacgtcaaaagaacaagatATGGAATATAGAgaatgagtgtgatgaggtccaGTTGGCGGTATATGATTGTGTACTTTGGAATGCGATACAACACGCGCACCAAATATTTTATGTTGtcactgttactgcatttgccgagagggattatccagagacggatacctttcatctaccgtttggcgagatggcaataactccggatgattgttttagaatcacagGCCTACCAATTACGGGAACAAGTGTTCGAGAAGGCTATGATCCCTCAATAACTTATGAACGTCTTGAAAAGTTGGTCGAAAAATGTCTAGGATGGAGCTCTTCCaaggcacaatgtgagtttagaagAGCTGCAAAAGAGCCTGAGGAAGGTGATGAGGATAAATCTGTTTAACAAAGACCGCACGTCCAAGAAGACATTGAAAAAGATCAAGATGAcaaccttgtttgatgagtttagtGGAACGAGAAATTTGGTTCtccaaggaaagttggtgatgaccgaggagaagattaagcaccatgtgactgcttattttTTATATGAACTAGGAACCATTTTCTTCCCCGACACTTCAGGCCACGTGGTAAATTCCCATTACATCCAGCTATTGGACCCCCttgatgaggtgaacaactactgttggggcattgcggttctttcattcATTCAAGCGGAGCTCCGAAAAGCTTCGAGGCTTAAGAGTATTTTCTTTGGAGGGTTATACACCCTTGTCCAGGTACGCCGTTGAATTATCCTTTGTGTGTTTGAAACTTCATTAAGTGAATGAATAAATGTGTATTGTTACTAACCATACTACGAACGTATCGTTTGTGGTTTGTTCTCATAGGTTTGG includes the following:
- the LOC113288791 gene encoding lysine-specific histone demethylase 1 homolog 3-like, with amino-acid sequence MVIEQIFTNDESYLVGKGSMGVETLRVNSDINGGLVLEGEELLSSNKTRVDEDDVKMDKEAKKKPIHVIVDSGDDEPIGSLFKKLKNPKKVKAGLGDVGKVGKGEARVRVSKHDDSGEMETTLASFRKKVKKPKVGQDDRSGTGKGNGCGFSDVGLGSKEVKESLLCSGDDALDSSLAEEILQDKPKGKRKRFRDDVMQKKKGGDNSSVDDGSDQGSGMRRLQETSAMEEKEGILCRDNASGDRLDSLPGLVKKSQTSLVKKPLSSNPQKQRDGIPSSGAGLSCSSEGEDYRTDIKFSAPKNIRSSDGLVSMLASVPEIKKDVDEFAIESEVIPEDHTVKHEDEGFGGPCYDSMTQTEEAHDHKALLKQRLHGETIKTLEYTSKSTCLRNTIGDDDHSSECVLEMCKATILGSGDCLNQPYEDTIEQRHVEKLSSTHCRSPSELTAKCDHAIQPSGEVLEHSFSCATKSHFADSITEKMDDTDKFGRGFDEHSDHDEDSGKALHSRKKDKKQLSRKIKKRRHGDMAYEGDTAWEFLLHEQGIFENNRMSNGDRPSKTKDEFSDPTNVVLQSDDGRAAAVSVGLKACAAGPVEKIKFREVLKRRGGLQEYLECRNLILGLWSKDMGRILPLVECGVPEVPSEEELPRMALIREIYAFLDHRGYINVGVASDKKEIMSESRLLTEALKETVIEEESEAPLVDLDNQISLDVGPFQSLKNPIEAKNDVFIQHQSLENPMEAKNDVFIQQAEEAPKDNNLHVLSAGSELSALIEFEECAVDHDQENDFIDSNLPKKLVNIETLNIDDPSSEAVEFRKPHILSPKQMKDSCGVNSVVIDPVEEITTQCDLEAQKRIIVIGAGSAGLTAARHLQRQGFSVTVLEARERLGGRVYTDRSSLSVPVDLGASIITGVEADVATERRPDPSSLICSQLGLELTVLNSDCPLYDIVLGEKVQADLDEALEAEYNSLLDDMVVLVAQKGDRAMKMSLEDGLEYALKRRRTARSISDTEDRILATSEGGFQTRVNGTSEDVLCRTDFNEEILSPLERRVMDWHFAHLEYGCAASLKEVSLPYWNQDDIYGGFGGAHCMIKGGYSNVVESLGDGIQIHLNNVVTEISYSTAESGGQRRSVKVSTSTGNEFVAEAVLITVPLGCLKAETIKFSPALPEWKSSSIQRLGFGVLNKVVLEFPEVFWDDSVDYFGATAEETGQRGQCFMFWNVKKTAGAPILIALVVGQAAIDGQSVSSSYHVGHALSVLRKLFGEALVPDPVASVVTNWGNDPFSRGAYSYVAVGSSGEDYDILGRPVENCLFFAGEATCKEHPDTVGGAMMSGLREAVRIIDILNTGSDYTAEVEAMESAQEQSDGERNEVRDILKRLEAVEFSNVLYKNSLDGRLSKKVLLRDMFCNAKTTAGRLHLAKELLNLPIESLKSFAGTKDGLGILNSWILDSMGKDGTQLLRHCVRLLVLVSTDLLAVRLSGIGKTIKEKVCVHTSRDIRAVASQLVSVWIEVFRKGKTANGRLKLLRQTAASDSLKAKLSKDTPSGKLLRMTRGSTSPGDISPSDVNNKKANSKLVKLDAVTDSKSEVNSLRSQGTAVSLDCKVEDDIVLMSEEEQAAFAAAEAARAAALAAAQAYASSEAVCSSLRELPKIPSFHKFARREQYAQMDDVDFRKRWPGGALGRQDCISEIDSRNCRVRDWSVDFSAACVNPDSSRMSGDNYTQHGYSNEDPHQVDMKEHSGESAANDNRLTQAWVDSAGYGGVKDYHDIERWQFQAAAVSSDFYHPMMDVRDEEDSNTTMHVHNQKHEKRIEESSVSQSAANNLTFDKHPRGPERIKKAVVDYVGSLLMPLYKARKIDKEGYKSIMKKSSTKVMEQTTDAEKSMSVSVFLDYKRKNKIRSFVDKLIEKHMALNPVDKP